The Desulfomicrobium orale DSM 12838 genome includes a window with the following:
- a CDS encoding ABC transporter permease, whose translation MNPVTRRRLRAFRANRRAFWSLLAFLTIFAVSMCAELVANDRPLLVRFQGQFYAPVFRTYPETVFGGDFETEADYRDPHIRDLIRADGWMLWPPVPYSHATINYDLPVPAPAPPSARNWLGTDDQGRDVLARIIYGVRLSILFGLILASCGSAIGIAVGAFQGYYGGLIDLAGQRFLEIWSGMPALFILIILASLVAPGFWWLLAVTLLFSWMSLVDVVRAEFLRGRNLEYVRAAKALGLSDRVVMFRHILPNAMIATITFMPFIVSGAITTLTSLDFLGFGLPPGSPSLGELLAQGKNNLQAPWLGISAFVTLSLLLTLLVFIGEGVRDAFDPRA comes from the coding sequence GTGAATCCCGTCACCCGCCGCCGTCTGCGGGCTTTCCGGGCCAACAGGCGGGCCTTCTGGTCTCTTCTGGCTTTTCTGACCATTTTCGCCGTCAGCATGTGCGCGGAACTGGTGGCCAACGACCGGCCGCTTTTGGTGCGTTTTCAGGGACAGTTCTATGCTCCGGTATTCAGGACTTATCCGGAAACCGTCTTCGGCGGCGATTTTGAAACCGAGGCCGATTACCGCGACCCGCACATCCGGGACCTGATCCGCGCCGATGGCTGGATGCTCTGGCCCCCCGTGCCTTACAGCCACGCCACCATCAATTATGATCTGCCCGTACCCGCTCCGGCTCCGCCTTCGGCCCGGAACTGGCTGGGCACCGACGACCAGGGCCGCGATGTGCTGGCCCGCATCATCTACGGCGTGCGGCTGTCCATCCTGTTCGGCCTCATCCTGGCCTCGTGCGGCTCCGCCATAGGCATCGCCGTGGGCGCGTTCCAGGGATATTACGGCGGCCTGATCGATCTGGCCGGTCAGCGCTTTCTGGAAATCTGGTCCGGCATGCCCGCCCTGTTCATCCTGATCATTCTGGCTTCGCTGGTCGCCCCCGGCTTCTGGTGGCTTCTGGCCGTGACCCTGCTTTTCTCGTGGATGAGCCTGGTGGACGTCGTCCGGGCCGAATTCCTGCGCGGCCGCAATCTGGAGTATGTGCGCGCGGCCAAGGCTCTCGGGCTTTCCGACAGAGTGGTCATGTTCCGGCACATCCTGCCTAACGCCATGATCGCCACCATCACTTTCATGCCGTTCATCGTCAGCGGAGCCATCACCACCCTGACCTCCCTGGATTTTCTGGGCTTCGGCCTGCCGCCGGGTTCACCCTCTCTGGGGGAGCTTCTGGCTCAGGGAAAGAACAATCTCCAGGCGCCTTGGCTGGGCATTTCCGCCTTTGTGACCCTGAGCCTTTTGCTGACCCTGCTGGTCTTTATCGGAGAAGGAGTGCGGGATGCCTTTGACCCCAGGGCGTGA
- a CDS encoding microcin C ABC transporter permease YejB translates to MRAYILRRLALVLPTLWGILTLNFFIVQAAPGGPVEQMMARLQGLDVEATARIGGSGGETSDPSDYRGARGLDPALVKRIEKMYGFDRPVWERYVHMLRDYAAFDLGQSFFRSKSVVALIAEKIPVSLSLGLWSTLVIYALSIPLGIAKAVRHGSRFDVWTSTAMIVGNAIPVFLFAILLVVLFAGGSYLSWFPLRGLTSPGWENLSLWGRIADYFWHLALPVSAMVIGGFATLTMLTKNSFLDEIGKQYVMTARAKGLSEGRVLYGHVFRNAMLLIIAGFPAAFISMFFTGSLLIEVIFSLDGLGLLGFEATINRDYPVMFGSLYIFTLIGLLTKIVSDLTYLLVDPRIDFSGRGGAA, encoded by the coding sequence ATGCGCGCCTACATCCTGCGGAGGCTGGCCCTTGTCCTGCCGACCCTGTGGGGCATTCTGACACTCAATTTCTTCATCGTGCAGGCCGCTCCCGGCGGACCCGTGGAGCAGATGATGGCCCGGCTCCAGGGCCTGGACGTGGAGGCCACGGCGCGGATCGGCGGCTCTGGCGGGGAAACCTCTGATCCGTCAGATTACCGGGGTGCGCGGGGGCTGGACCCGGCTCTGGTGAAACGCATCGAGAAAATGTACGGCTTCGACCGCCCCGTGTGGGAGCGCTACGTGCACATGCTCCGGGATTACGCCGCATTCGATCTGGGTCAGAGCTTTTTCCGCAGCAAGAGCGTTGTGGCCCTCATCGCCGAGAAAATTCCCGTATCCCTGTCGCTGGGGCTTTGGAGCACGCTTGTCATCTACGCCCTGTCCATACCGCTCGGCATCGCCAAGGCCGTGCGCCACGGCTCGCGCTTCGATGTCTGGACCAGCACGGCCATGATCGTGGGCAACGCCATCCCGGTATTTCTCTTCGCTATCCTGCTGGTGGTGCTTTTTGCAGGGGGCAGCTACCTGAGCTGGTTTCCCCTGCGCGGCCTGACCTCCCCCGGCTGGGAGAACCTTTCCCTGTGGGGCAGGATCGCGGATTATTTCTGGCATCTGGCCCTGCCTGTCTCGGCCATGGTCATCGGCGGCTTCGCCACCCTGACCATGCTGACCAAGAATTCCTTTCTGGATGAAATCGGCAAGCAGTATGTCATGACGGCCCGGGCCAAGGGGCTGTCCGAGGGCCGCGTGCTCTACGGCCACGTTTTCCGCAACGCCATGCTGCTCATCATCGCCGGGTTTCCGGCGGCTTTCATCTCCATGTTCTTCACCGGCTCCCTGCTCATCGAGGTCATCTTTTCCCTGGACGGACTGGGGCTTCTGGGCTTCGAGGCGACCATCAACCGGGACTATCCGGTCATGTTCGGCAGCCTGTACATCTTCACCCTGATCGGCCTGCTGACCAAGATCGTGTCCGACCTGACCTACTTGCTGGTAGACCCGCGCATCGATTTCAGCGGGCGGGGCGGAGCCGCGTGA
- a CDS encoding extracellular solute-binding protein, whose product MKHLLALFLLLCAVQNASAAGVHALAMDGEPRYGRDFEHFDYVRPDAPKGGHVTLSAIGSFDSFHPYIVKGHPAAGVGLLFDTLTTQSGDEPFTEYGLLAESMELSPDRSSITFHLRKEARFHDGSPVRAADVAFTFHALVGKGDPHYAQYYAEVDRVEVSGPLSVTFFFKPQASKELPLILGQLPVLPEAFWKDRDFAESTLDIPLGSGPYRIKDFRPGQRVTYERDPGYWGRDLPVNRGRYNFDTVSYDYYRDLSVTLEAFKAGAYDFRQEYSAKQWSTGYAGPALRAGLIRTETIPHKLSQGMQAFVFNTRRPFFADARVREAFNYAFDFEWTNRNLFHSLYTRSTSFFSNSEMASGGLPSPEERALLDGLDLPEAVREREFRLPDTDGSGNNRENLRVAAGLLHEAGWTVQGGRLMKDGRPFEFEMLLVQPDFERVVLPLRRSLARLGVTMNVRMVDVSQYLERLNRFDFDMIVGSFPQSLSPGNEQRSFWHSSSARTPGSRNYCGIENPAIDRLVDMVIAAPDRAALITRCKALDRALLWGWYVIPQWHAGAWRVAFWDRFGQPAERRPDYVLDFYSWWVDPDKDRELAARRRGLEAK is encoded by the coding sequence ATGAAACACCTTCTGGCTCTTTTTCTTCTGCTCTGCGCCGTCCAGAATGCCTCGGCGGCGGGCGTGCACGCCCTGGCCATGGACGGGGAGCCCCGTTACGGCCGGGACTTCGAGCATTTCGATTACGTCCGCCCCGACGCGCCCAAGGGCGGTCATGTGACGCTGTCGGCCATCGGCTCCTTCGACAGCTTTCATCCATACATTGTAAAGGGGCATCCCGCCGCCGGGGTGGGGCTGCTCTTCGACACCCTCACAACGCAGTCCGGGGACGAGCCCTTCACGGAATACGGCCTCTTGGCCGAGAGCATGGAGCTTTCGCCGGACCGTTCTTCCATTACCTTTCACCTGCGCAAGGAGGCCCGCTTCCACGACGGCTCGCCGGTGCGGGCGGCGGATGTGGCCTTCACGTTCCACGCCCTGGTGGGAAAGGGCGATCCGCACTACGCCCAGTATTACGCCGAAGTGGACCGGGTGGAGGTATCCGGCCCTCTCTCCGTGACCTTTTTCTTCAAGCCCCAGGCCAGCAAGGAGCTGCCCCTCATTCTCGGACAGCTGCCGGTACTGCCCGAAGCCTTCTGGAAGGATCGGGACTTCGCCGAATCCACCCTCGACATTCCCCTCGGCAGCGGACCGTACCGCATCAAGGACTTCAGGCCCGGTCAGCGCGTGACCTACGAACGTGACCCCGGTTACTGGGGCCGCGATCTGCCCGTGAACCGGGGACGCTACAATTTCGACACTGTTTCCTACGACTATTACCGTGATCTGAGCGTGACTCTGGAGGCCTTCAAGGCCGGAGCCTACGACTTCCGCCAGGAATACAGCGCTAAACAGTGGTCCACGGGCTATGCGGGCCCGGCCCTTCGGGCCGGACTGATCCGCACCGAAACCATACCGCACAAGCTTTCCCAGGGCATGCAGGCCTTCGTATTCAATACCCGCCGTCCATTCTTCGCCGACGCGCGGGTGCGCGAGGCCTTTAATTACGCTTTCGACTTCGAGTGGACCAACAGGAATCTGTTTCACTCCCTCTATACCCGCTCCACGAGTTTTTTTTCCAATTCCGAGATGGCTTCGGGCGGCCTGCCTTCGCCCGAAGAACGCGCCCTGCTGGACGGCCTGGATTTGCCCGAGGCCGTGCGCGAGCGGGAATTCCGGCTGCCGGATACCGACGGATCGGGCAACAACCGGGAGAACCTGCGTGTGGCCGCGGGTCTGCTGCACGAGGCTGGATGGACCGTGCAGGGCGGGCGTCTGATGAAGGATGGCCGGCCTTTCGAATTCGAGATGCTTCTGGTGCAGCCGGACTTTGAACGCGTCGTCCTGCCGCTGAGGCGCAGCCTGGCCCGGCTGGGCGTAACCATGAACGTGCGCATGGTGGATGTTTCCCAGTATCTGGAGCGGCTGAACCGATTCGACTTCGACATGATCGTGGGCAGCTTTCCGCAGTCGCTTTCTCCGGGCAACGAGCAACGTTCCTTCTGGCATTCTTCCTCGGCCCGGACTCCGGGCTCGCGCAACTACTGCGGCATCGAGAACCCGGCCATCGACAGGCTGGTGGACATGGTCATTGCGGCCCCGGACCGGGCGGCCCTGATCACTCGCTGCAAGGCTCTGGACCGGGCGCTTCTGTGGGGATGGTACGTCATTCCCCAGTGGCATGCGGGAGCATGGCGCGTGGCCTTCTGGGACAGATTCGGACAGCCGGCGGAAAGGCGTCCCGACTATGTCCTGGATTTTTATTCCTGGTGGGTGGACCCGGATAAGGACCGCGAGCTGGCGGCCCGGCGGCGCGGTCTGGAAGCCAAGTGA
- a CDS encoding aspartate kinase — protein MKTQPRVEKIGGTSMSRFPEIIDNIILRNPDDVYGRIYVVSAYGGITNELLEHKKTGQPGIYQLFREQQNYPRKMLDLRDRLFQLNEALVPAGLDLDEANDFIGDHIDLAINVLRSMDNVLASGYVSHKALLLAARELLASLGEMHSAFNSANILQNRGYDATFVDLSGWEDSRQLTIDERIRDSFEHIDPFSTICFATGYTKGTEGIMREFDRGYSEVTFSKVAVLMGASEAVIHKEYHLCSGDPVLIGENRSHPVCNTNFDVADQLADVGMEAIHPKASKPLEIHNIPIRIKNAFDPGHSGTLITKDFIAPQSMVEIVTGSDKVVCLEIHDTRMVGEVGFDLRILQVLAAHQVSYISKATNANTIGMILNERDCTPELVADLEERFEHISTRPVAIVCAIGSNIGQPGILAKAAGALAKNGINILSVSQTARQTNMQFVVERKNFAQAQIALHATLCMPQNPEFPART, from the coding sequence TTGAAAACCCAACCTCGCGTCGAAAAAATCGGCGGGACCTCCATGTCCCGGTTTCCGGAGATCATCGACAATATCATTCTCCGCAACCCTGACGACGTATACGGCCGGATTTATGTCGTTTCGGCCTACGGCGGCATCACCAACGAGCTGCTGGAACACAAGAAGACCGGACAGCCCGGCATCTATCAGCTCTTCCGGGAGCAGCAGAATTACCCACGGAAAATGCTGGATCTGCGGGACAGGCTGTTTCAGTTGAACGAGGCGCTGGTTCCGGCCGGGCTCGATCTGGACGAGGCCAACGATTTCATCGGCGATCACATCGATCTGGCCATCAACGTGCTGCGCAGCATGGATAACGTGCTGGCCTCGGGCTACGTGTCGCACAAAGCCCTGCTGCTGGCGGCCCGCGAACTGCTCGCCTCTCTGGGAGAAATGCACAGCGCCTTCAATTCGGCCAACATCCTGCAAAACCGGGGCTACGACGCCACCTTTGTCGACCTGAGCGGCTGGGAGGACAGCCGGCAGCTGACCATCGACGAACGCATCAGAGACAGCTTCGAGCATATCGATCCGTTCTCCACCATCTGCTTCGCCACGGGCTACACCAAGGGTACCGAAGGCATCATGCGCGAATTCGACCGCGGCTACTCCGAAGTCACTTTCTCCAAGGTGGCCGTGCTCATGGGAGCCAGCGAGGCCGTCATCCACAAGGAGTACCATCTGTGCTCTGGGGACCCGGTACTCATCGGCGAAAACAGAAGCCACCCGGTCTGCAACACCAATTTCGACGTGGCCGACCAGCTGGCCGATGTGGGCATGGAGGCTATCCATCCCAAGGCATCCAAGCCGCTCGAAATCCACAATATCCCCATCCGGATCAAAAATGCCTTCGACCCGGGCCACAGCGGCACTCTGATCACCAAGGATTTCATCGCGCCACAGTCCATGGTGGAGATCGTCACGGGTTCGGACAAGGTGGTCTGTCTGGAAATCCACGACACGCGCATGGTCGGCGAGGTGGGCTTTGACCTGCGCATTCTGCAGGTTCTGGCCGCGCATCAGGTTTCCTACATCAGCAAGGCGACCAACGCCAACACCATCGGCATGATCCTGAATGAGCGGGACTGCACTCCGGAGCTCGTGGCCGACCTGGAAGAGCGTTTCGAACACATCAGCACCCGGCCCGTGGCCATTGTCTGCGCCATTGGTTCCAATATCGGGCAGCCGGGTATTCTGGCCAAGGCGGCCGGAGCACTGGCCAAGAACGGCATCAACATCCTGTCCGTGTCCCAGACCGCGCGCCAGACCAACATGCAGTTCGTGGTGGAGCGGAAAAATTTCGCCCAGGCCCAGATCGCCCTGCACGCGACCCTGTGCATGCCTCAGAACCCGGAATTTCCGGCTAGAACTTGA
- a CDS encoding helix-turn-helix domain-containing protein, translated as MCDTSKRLGKHIRSLRQGRSLSLERLAERAGISSKYLGEVERGAGNISFRNLNRVAEALGVQLSDIVDAGHEREREELLKIIAEISQKLTDRDVQIIYYLVKMMAGK; from the coding sequence ATGTGTGACACAAGTAAAAGGCTGGGCAAGCATATCAGATCATTGCGGCAAGGCCGTTCCCTGTCATTGGAGCGCCTCGCGGAGCGGGCCGGAATCAGCAGCAAGTATCTGGGAGAAGTGGAGCGCGGTGCCGGAAATATTTCCTTCAGGAATCTGAACCGTGTCGCAGAAGCTTTGGGAGTACAATTGAGCGATATTGTGGACGCCGGACACGAGCGGGAGCGTGAAGAGCTTCTGAAAATTATCGCCGAAATATCGCAGAAACTGACGGACAGGGATGTTCAGATTATCTATTATCTCGTAAAAATGATGGCGGGAAAATAA
- a CDS encoding outer membrane protein, protein MKKGFLIGVVSAFSLVVLWSSAIAAESGIYVGAHVGGAVESFSDRSIEGKANGYTDKWSQKRESAGVFGAGAVLGYDFDPLLSVPVRLELDFTARSKGNAESSASWSEDVDWLDRHLDEKYGPDYDAWKSANKGWIDDGLAWTGDGDLRLHSKKKDRIDLKTLMLNSWFDIPTGTSLTPYLGGGIGIAFVNYKPSYSISSGTETLSWSESETKKNFVWSLGGGLAYDFLDNWTADLGYRFVNAGRVEVNDDVPVSLYGLDIGEIKGKSKTKVQVHDISLGIRYTF, encoded by the coding sequence ATGAAAAAAGGGTTTCTGATTGGAGTGGTTTCGGCATTTTCGTTGGTCGTTCTTTGGTCTTCTGCGATCGCGGCGGAGAGCGGTATTTATGTCGGCGCACATGTGGGCGGAGCGGTTGAATCCTTCTCCGACCGCAGTATTGAGGGCAAGGCTAACGGCTATACCGATAAGTGGTCCCAAAAAAGAGAATCGGCAGGTGTATTCGGCGCAGGAGCGGTCCTGGGTTATGACTTTGATCCTCTGCTCAGTGTGCCGGTACGTCTCGAACTTGACTTTACAGCTCGCTCCAAGGGTAACGCCGAATCTTCCGCGTCATGGAGCGAGGATGTCGACTGGCTTGATAGGCATCTCGACGAAAAATATGGACCTGACTACGATGCTTGGAAGTCTGCCAACAAGGGCTGGATTGACGATGGTTTAGCCTGGACAGGCGATGGAGATTTGAGACTTCACTCCAAAAAGAAAGACAGGATTGACCTCAAAACTCTCATGCTCAATTCTTGGTTCGATATTCCAACCGGCACCAGCCTCACTCCATACCTTGGAGGGGGCATTGGGATCGCCTTTGTCAATTACAAGCCCAGTTACAGCATTTCGTCCGGGACGGAAACGCTGTCCTGGTCAGAGTCCGAGACAAAGAAAAATTTTGTCTGGAGTCTTGGCGGCGGACTCGCCTACGATTTTCTGGACAACTGGACGGCGGATCTCGGCTACCGCTTCGTCAATGCTGGCAGGGTGGAAGTGAATGATGATGTGCCTGTTTCCCTTTACGGACTCGATATCGGAGAAATCAAAGGAAAAAGTAAGACAAAAGTGCAGGTGCATGATATTTCGCTCGGCATCAGATATACATTCTAG
- a CDS encoding radical SAM protein — MAARKVSPVMVFADENGNIYDDPELLMLVRRGRELALPRPDELIPLPEGSDLYLLPRRRALGLNPATGVAEAPGEQAVAAFVCPAYTLSATAAYVAEEGAPKLPLFAYGAVGFADGRFWVAATRVDKDRRQVFAHVPPERIERGAHDLLKRYPQNRLIQHLARCALTFCCPAAKNLALGRYEAPLPTARTCNARCFGCISLQPESSGFPASQNRIGFTPTAGEIAEIMTLHARRAKNPVLSFGQGCEGEPLTEAGLIAEAIELFRNGGGRGTVNINTNASRPEVLPDLARAGLDSIRVSLNSASETCYNRYYRPQGYTFTDVRESIATAKQSGLFVSLNYLFFPGLNDTEGELEALTELISSTRPDYIQMRNLSLDPELYLNLMETSAEACMGLGNFMKRLGRACPWLKFGYFNPYLENGVPQLWT, encoded by the coding sequence GTGGCCGCCCGAAAAGTCAGCCCGGTCATGGTGTTCGCCGATGAAAACGGCAATATTTACGACGACCCCGAACTGCTGATGCTGGTCCGGCGGGGCCGGGAGCTGGCTTTGCCCCGGCCGGATGAACTCATCCCTCTACCCGAGGGCAGTGATCTGTATCTGCTCCCCCGGCGGCGCGCGCTGGGTCTCAATCCAGCAACAGGCGTGGCGGAGGCTCCGGGAGAGCAGGCCGTGGCAGCTTTTGTCTGTCCGGCCTACACCTTGTCCGCCACAGCGGCATACGTGGCAGAAGAGGGTGCGCCCAAACTGCCTCTTTTCGCTTATGGAGCCGTAGGATTTGCCGATGGCCGCTTCTGGGTGGCCGCCACCCGCGTGGACAAGGATCGCCGCCAGGTCTTTGCTCATGTTCCGCCGGAACGCATTGAACGCGGTGCGCACGATCTGCTAAAGCGCTATCCGCAGAACCGGCTCATCCAGCATCTGGCCCGCTGCGCTCTGACCTTCTGCTGTCCGGCGGCCAAAAATCTGGCTCTGGGCCGGTATGAAGCACCCCTGCCCACGGCCAGAACCTGCAACGCCCGCTGCTTCGGCTGCATTTCCCTGCAGCCTGAGAGTTCCGGCTTTCCCGCATCTCAGAACAGAATCGGCTTCACACCCACGGCCGGTGAAATTGCCGAAATCATGACTCTGCACGCGCGGCGGGCCAAAAATCCGGTCCTTTCCTTCGGGCAGGGCTGCGAGGGAGAGCCATTGACCGAAGCGGGGCTCATCGCTGAAGCCATTGAACTTTTCCGCAACGGCGGTGGCCGGGGCACGGTGAATATCAACACCAATGCGAGCCGGCCGGAAGTTCTTCCCGACCTGGCCCGGGCTGGCCTGGACTCCATCAGGGTCAGCCTGAACAGCGCCAGCGAGACCTGTTACAACCGCTATTACCGGCCCCAAGGATACACCTTTACCGACGTGCGCGAGTCCATTGCCACGGCCAAGCAAAGCGGACTGTTCGTGTCTCTCAATTATCTTTTTTTTCCCGGCTTGAACGACACGGAGGGCGAACTGGAAGCTTTGACGGAACTGATCTCGTCCACCCGTCCAGACTACATTCAAATGCGCAATCTGAGTCTGGATCCGGAACTCTATCTGAACCTGATGGAGACTTCCGCGGAAGCCTGCATGGGACTTGGAAATTTTATGAAACGCCTGGGTAGAGCCTGCCCCTGGCTCAAGTTCGGATATTTCAATCCGTACCTGGAAAACGGCGTCCCGCAACTCTGGACATAA
- the rpsI gene encoding 30S ribosomal protein S9 gives MSQDFFYGTGKRKTSVSRTRLYKGTGSITINGRELASYFPRATLQMIIRQPLKLTKTLEKFNIACRVTGGGLSGQAQAVRHGISRALLEFDPELRGVLKRAGFLTRDSRIKERKKYGQRAARARFQYSKR, from the coding sequence ATGAGTCAAGATTTCTTTTACGGCACCGGGAAAAGAAAGACATCCGTATCCCGGACCAGACTGTACAAGGGCACCGGAAGCATCACCATCAACGGGCGGGAGCTGGCCAGCTACTTTCCCCGGGCCACCCTGCAGATGATTATCCGCCAGCCCCTCAAGCTGACCAAGACTCTGGAGAAATTCAACATCGCCTGTCGTGTTACTGGCGGTGGTCTGTCCGGTCAGGCTCAGGCTGTACGGCACGGCATCAGCCGAGCCCTGCTGGAATTCGATCCGGAGTTGCGCGGCGTACTGAAACGTGCCGGTTTCCTGACCCGGGATTCCCGCATCAAGGAAAGGAAGAAGTACGGCCAGCGCGCCGCCCGTGCCCGCTTCCAGTACTCCAAGCGTTAA
- the rplM gene encoding 50S ribosomal protein L13 — protein MKTYSPKASELTRKWYVVDAKDKVLGRLASEIALRLRGKHKAEFAPHMDNGDFVIVINADKIKVTGQKLSRKVYYRHTGHIGGLKETTLAELMAKKPGQAITKAVRGMLPKSALGYQLITKLKVYAGPEHPHQAQQPEVLDI, from the coding sequence ATGAAAACATATAGTCCCAAAGCAAGCGAACTGACCCGTAAATGGTACGTCGTGGACGCCAAGGACAAGGTCCTGGGCCGGCTCGCCTCGGAAATCGCCCTGCGCCTCCGGGGAAAGCATAAGGCGGAATTTGCTCCGCACATGGATAACGGGGATTTCGTCATCGTCATCAATGCGGACAAGATCAAGGTCACGGGACAGAAGCTCTCGCGGAAAGTCTACTACCGGCACACAGGTCATATCGGCGGCCTCAAGGAAACCACCCTGGCGGAACTGATGGCCAAAAAGCCCGGACAGGCCATCACCAAGGCTGTGCGGGGCATGCTGCCCAAAAGTGCCTTGGGATACCAGCTCATCACCAAGCTGAAGGTCTATGCCGGCCCGGAACATCCTCACCAGGCGCAGCAGCCTGAAGTGCTGGACATCTAA
- a CDS encoding HD domain-containing protein has product MTSIRKSLLQLVFSGSFMKRWNDKMRPMELVEVDKQAHKMIVAWLLYELNSRNLAQEEKSRLGEDIVRGGIFDYLYRLVITDIKPPIFYQIKANPAHHQQLTEWVLRELRPRVQPLGRGFWENMEAHFAAQVRGAGTLASHILDAAHLFASRWEFHLIRDLNPWDEEMTEIEKTFRNGLENHLDLQGIRELLDGAGSGLGKFANMCGQLRFQKRWSQTPRIPETSVLGHMFIVACFAYFFSIAVSACPARRHNNFYAGLFHDVPELLTRDIISPVKVSVQGIGELIREYEGRELDRRLFAILADPSYADLLARLKYFLGVDVGSEFESTIIQDGAARIVSWEQLQGQYNQDRFCPKDGRMLKICDHLAAFLEAYTALANGIDNAHLQQALWRIRNMYQNEALTEDLHIGALLADFE; this is encoded by the coding sequence GTGACCAGCATACGCAAGAGTCTGTTGCAGCTCGTTTTTTCCGGCAGTTTCATGAAACGGTGGAACGACAAGATGCGCCCCATGGAGCTGGTGGAAGTGGACAAGCAGGCGCACAAGATGATCGTGGCCTGGCTGCTGTACGAGCTCAATTCCAGGAATCTGGCCCAGGAAGAAAAATCCCGTCTGGGCGAGGACATCGTGCGCGGCGGCATTTTCGACTACCTCTACCGTCTGGTCATCACGGACATCAAGCCGCCCATTTTTTACCAGATCAAGGCCAATCCGGCGCATCACCAGCAGTTGACCGAATGGGTGCTGCGGGAGCTCCGGCCGCGCGTGCAGCCGTTGGGGCGCGGATTCTGGGAAAACATGGAGGCGCATTTCGCCGCCCAGGTGCGCGGTGCGGGGACGCTGGCCTCGCACATTCTGGACGCGGCACATCTGTTCGCCAGCCGCTGGGAATTCCATCTCATTCGGGATCTGAACCCCTGGGACGAGGAGATGACCGAAATCGAAAAGACTTTCCGGAACGGTCTGGAAAATCACCTCGACCTGCAGGGCATCCGGGAGCTTCTCGACGGCGCGGGCTCGGGACTGGGAAAATTCGCCAACATGTGCGGGCAGCTCCGGTTTCAGAAACGCTGGTCCCAGACGCCGCGTATTCCCGAAACATCGGTCTTGGGGCACATGTTCATCGTGGCCTGCTTCGCCTACTTCTTCAGCATCGCCGTGAGCGCCTGCCCCGCGCGGCGACACAATAATTTCTACGCGGGGCTTTTCCATGACGTGCCGGAGCTTCTGACCCGGGACATCATTTCTCCGGTCAAGGTGTCGGTACAGGGCATAGGCGAACTCATCCGCGAGTATGAAGGCCGGGAACTGGACCGGCGTCTGTTCGCCATTCTGGCCGATCCTTCATACGCGGATCTGCTGGCGCGGCTGAAATATTTTCTGGGAGTCGATGTGGGCTCAGAGTTCGAATCGACCATCATTCAGGACGGCGCGGCCCGCATCGTCAGCTGGGAGCAACTCCAGGGACAGTACAACCAGGACCGCTTCTGCCCAAAGGACGGCCGGATGCTCAAAATCTGCGACCACCTGGCCGCATTTCTGGAAGCGTACACGGCCTTGGCAAACGGTATTGACAACGCCCATCTGCAACAGGCCCTGTGGCGCATCCGCAATATGTATCAGAACGAGGCCCTGACCGAGGACCTGCACATCGGAGCGCTGCTGGCGGATTTTGAATAG
- a CDS encoding HPP family protein yields the protein MLLRKRVWDIMREEYASVDEDASLAEAVQAMHDLRARQPDANFILVFTRDGRFLGILSMWNLIQGMGPCLLKEPEPEDREVDWDKAFGTACRSCAQIRISEWVQTDVPVLKANDPLARGLEVLLDYRRGRAVVEEGGRIIGVVTVADLFREISRALA from the coding sequence ATGCTACTGCGGAAAAGAGTCTGGGATATCATGCGGGAAGAATATGCCTCCGTGGATGAGGACGCGAGTCTGGCCGAGGCCGTCCAGGCCATGCACGATCTCCGGGCCAGACAGCCCGATGCCAACTTCATTCTGGTATTTACCCGGGACGGACGTTTCCTCGGCATTCTGAGCATGTGGAATCTCATTCAGGGCATGGGGCCATGCCTGCTCAAGGAACCCGAGCCCGAAGATCGGGAAGTGGACTGGGACAAGGCCTTTGGAACGGCATGCCGGAGCTGCGCCCAGATACGAATCAGTGAATGGGTGCAGACCGATGTCCCGGTCCTCAAGGCCAACGATCCGCTGGCCAGAGGACTGGAGGTTCTGCTGGATTACCGCCGGGGCCGGGCCGTGGTGGAAGAAGGCGGGCGGATCATCGGCGTGGTCACCGTGGCCGATCTGTTCCGGGAGATCTCCAGGGCTCTGGCCTGA